In the genome of Electrophorus electricus isolate fEleEle1 chromosome 21, fEleEle1.pri, whole genome shotgun sequence, the window TCTAAGTAACTACCGTTAATTTGCAGAAGATatgaaaattaacttattttctctgtcttctctctccacTCTATGCCTTTGATATCCAAATAGTGTACAGGAGGCCTTGGCAGAGGAGTTCACGGCACTTACAAAGACACTGTACGATTTGCACAAGGCTACTAAGTTGGTTGCCTGTGAGGGCAGTCCACTCGACCAGCTCGTGGTGGAGAACTTTGACGAGGAACAGATATGGCAAGAGCTCGAGCTTCAGAACGTTGCCGTGCTCACTCACTTTGAGGAGGCAGTAGGTCGGGCAGTCACAGAAGACACATTGACTGTTTTTAAAGACACAGAATGTGAAGAGGGAGGTGGTGATGAGAAAGATGTTGATGACGATGAGGATTTTGaaaatgaagaggaagatgacaatggtaaagaaagaaaacacagactTAAGTCCAAGGCTTCTGCGGCGGAGGAACAGGAGGACTGCTCTAATGAGGACTTCTCTAATGAGGACTCGGACGTTGATTTTGATGTTGATGAATTAGAGAAACAAGCCAAACATATGAAGAACATAACAGCTAAGTTACCTAAATCTGGGACAGCTGTATCAGAAGTAgatgatgatttttttaaactatcAGAAATGGAGGCTTTTCTGGATGATATGGACAGGATGGAGGGGAAAGGGGCTGTTGGTGAGGAAGTAGACTATTTTCAGGACTTACCAtcagatgaggatgaggaactGACCTTTGATAAGCCTGCTGTGTCAAAGTCTCAGAAAAAGGTGGTGACCCAACCATCAAACAATAAGggaatatttaaacaaataatttttaaaaaaatcgaATCATTCTTTTTTGTTCCACAGCTCTTgtatgatgtttttgtttgattgacTTTTTTTCAGCCAAAAAGCTCCAGAAATCTGAAATACAAAGATTTCTTTAAGGATGACGGACCCGTCGACCAACATGAGCCAGATGAGAGAGATGAATCGACGGGTGACGATGAGGAAGGGGATGATGATGACGACTATGAGGATGAAAAGGGCATGGATGAAGAGGATTTCAGTATGGAGGAGTAAAGGGccttttttcttgtttcagtTTTCTGAAGTGCTGATTATTCCATAGCAGTGATTAATTTGAGGATATTGCACTGTGTTGTGCACTAGTTCAGGAACTAACATGATTTTAAtgttctgtatatatatagggGTGATGATGAAACCCAGAAAGCCAGAGATACTTTGCGGaaggtgacctttgacctccccAGTGACAATGAAGGGGAAGATGTGGAGGATATTCTGGGTGGGAAGCAAAAAAAGATGGCTAATCCAGGGTCCAAGTCATCCTTTgagaaaagacaggaaaaggtAAATTTTTGCTTTGGTGAAAAGATCTTCTCCAACATTACTCCTCAGGGCAGGTTTGCAATTGACTTCATATTTATTAGTTCATAAATATGAACTTCATATTTATTGGTTACCCCGCCCCCCGTAACTCCCCGGAATTGGTAAAACGCTGGTAAAATTGGTAAAATGTGAACCAGATGGCGGAGAAGATCGATAAACTGGAGAAGGCTGCGTTAGCCGAGAAACCCTGGCAGCTGAGCGGGGAAATCGCGGTGCAGTCTCGACCGGAGAACAGTATGCTGGAGGAGGACCTGGCGTTTGACCAGGCCTCCAGGATGGGTAAGACCTCTGCTTGACCACAGTGCTCCTCTGAGCAGCTTGTGTTTTACTGCTGAAGTCCTGGCTTCTGATTTCCTTCGCTTTGTCCCCCAAAGCTCCTGCCGTCACAGAGGAGACCACTCTGCACCTTGAGGATATTATCAAACAGAGAATTAAAGACCAGGTTTGGGCAGCTTCCCTTTCCTTTACCCTATAAACGCAGCACAGTCTTGCATTGCTAGAGGAGCATCAGGGAATTAGTTGACTGGGAGTAGCGTCTGACTGTGCTGTTGCTCTGTGTCAGGCCTGGGATGATGTCGTGAGGAAGGAGAAGCCCAAGGAGGATGTGTTCGAGTATAAGAAGAGACTCACTCTGGACCACGAGAAGAGCAAGCTGAGCCTCGCTGAGGTCTATGAGCAGGAATACCTCAAGCAGACACAGGTGAGCCCCACTGCCTGTAGGCAAGGCCCATGCTGTGCTGGTGCCTGTGCATCTCTGTAATTAATGGTTTTGGCTACCATGAAAACACCACATTTTCTATAGTTTCTAGTTGCCTCTGGCCTTGAATATCCTGTATTTACAGTACAGGTGTGTATTAAAAGCATCCAGCGCACTTTTGACCAGTAAAGACCAGTAAAGGATGACTGTACAGACCCAGGGTACAGAAATCCTGTCCAGTCTGTTGGCTTCACAGGACAATAGTGGTGCCAGCGGTGGGAGATTATGGCTGTGGTGTAGGGAAAgagtttatttttgctttgtggcattttctgaatttcaggaaaagacagaagaagaagaagagaatcCAGCTCATACAGAAATCCAGAAGCTCCTAGACTCCCTCTTCCTCAAGCTGGACGCTCTTTCCAACTTCCACTTTACTCCCAAACCAGTAAGACTTCGATGTGTTAAGCTTTTGGCCCATTTATCTTCCTGAGGTGCTTTGGAACTGTGCTGTACGGATgttttccctccttctccctgcaGCACATTCCTGAAGTGAAGGTGGTCTCCAACCTGCCCTCCATCGCCATGGAGGAGGTGGCGCCCGTAGGTACCAGCGACGCCACTCTTTTGGCTCCAGAGGAAATTAAGGTGAACTTTCACCCATGATTTCACTACACCGGTCAAATAAATAGCCTTATTAAGAGGCCTTAGCTCACTGCTCCAACAAATGAGGAGTAgatttcctttccttttgtgtgtgtgatggcattttattttattttctcttaggAGAAGAACAAGGCTGGCGACATCCTGGGCAACTCTGAGAAATTGTCCACAGATAAGAAACGCGAGAGGCGCTTGAAGAAGAAAGTGAAGCAGCGGAGAATTAAAGAGcgggagaagaggaagaagctGAAAGAAGCAGCACGCGGAGGTGAAGGGAACAAGAGAACGTCCAAGGCCGAAGCTGAAGAGACCCTCCGGAAACTGACTAAAGGCGGGAAAGCCAAAATCCTCACGGTCAGTACTGGCTTCTTTGGTCAGCGAAGGGTGCTTAGAGTGATCACACTTGGAGCcttttctgatttgttttacagtttacattcaagtttatttctatagcacatTTCATACTCAAAGGCTGTTCTTGGTGCTTTACATGTATTGAAGAAAACAGGCAACTGAGCAAAAAAATCCAAGATTATGTAGGAAATGGCACAGCAAAGTGATGAGAAGCACAATACTGATTGTGCATCTTAtccaaaatgcataaaatgtccTATAGCCCTAATTAGTTgcagtttatttaaacattcatACTAAATATGTAGACTTGGAACACAATTTTTTCATTTGTCAGGCATACTCACAAAATTTAGGTTTTTGATTTAATTGGATCCATCTCATCCCTTGTTCTAAAGGTCATTCCTAAATGTCAGTCAGGTGATGATGTAACATGGTATCTTCCTTGGAGTGAagtgtgggggcgggggggtgagCAGATTGTAGATCTGAGTTGTAGCAGCCTCTGCACCCTTTACCGCTCAGGATGTAAACTGCCAAACTGGATTAACTGAAGTAACTAACCAGTTTAATTAATGGTAGtcttgagtttttaaaaaaaggtaccagtgttccttttttatttcactttaaattGAGGCCAATGTTAGCTTACTGGGCATGCATTTCCACTCCATCAGGGTAGATCACATTAGTAATGTGCATTAGTAAGCACCCTCGTGAGATGGGACGTGCTGATGTGCTCTGTTGTCCCTGCTGACAGAACGACGGGATGGACAAAGCGCTCCGCTCCTCCCAGGCTTTCTTCTCCCAACTGCAGGACCAAGTGAGGAGCGAGATCAAGGGCTCCAAGGGGCAGGCGGCCAAGAAGAAACACAAAGAGGTTTCTGCCAGCAAGCTTAAGCTGTAGACTTCTAAATGTGTCCTACATATCATGTACAGGATTTCTTTAAAAGACAGTGAATGCGTGTACTTAGTCTAGTTATTTGTATTAAATTTAATTCTATTGGCATTATTAAAAGAAGTCACCACCGGTTTATTCACAGTGCATTTTGCATAATTCTACCCTAAATTTGAAAATAATCAGAAGGTGTGACCCCATATGTATGACTTGTTTATAGTCTGTTCTAATACTCCCGGTAGAGCCCAACATTGCGTCTGTTAGAGGGCCTTCTATGCCCTGCGCAGGCATGTTCAAGCAGGGGACCGTACGGCCATGCTGGTGAACACCGGTGTAATATTGTAGCAGTGCTTCTTGTTTCCAGTGGTGGAGAACCTCTGCTCTAAGACACTTCACACAAGTTATGAAGTCCAGCCAATGATAGTCCCCTTTATGAATTTTTGTTCAGGTGTTtattgcagcacacacaccagttgaACATGGTGCTAAGGACTGTGATATGGAAACACTAGAGTATGTTGTTGCATTAATTGGTCACAAGTGGGTGCTAGGGAGTCAACTGACACTAGCATACAGCCTCCAGTTTCACATCTAACATGTAATGTGCACATTTTAAGTGACCTGCgtgtacacacccacccacatataCCAGACACACCAGCGTCTTGTCAAT includes:
- the mphosph10 gene encoding U3 small nucleolar ribonucleoprotein protein MPP10, with protein sequence MAKVGDSDTLERCLQRLSNNTAHPERFLSVQEALAEEFTALTKTLYDLHKATKLVACEGSPLDQLVVENFDEEQIWQELELQNVAVLTHFEEAVGRAVTEDTLTVFKDTECEEGGGDEKDVDDDEDFENEEEDDNGKERKHRLKSKASAAEEQEDCSNEDFSNEDSDVDFDVDELEKQAKHMKNITAKLPKSGTAVSEVDDDFFKLSEMEAFLDDMDRMEGKGAVGEEVDYFQDLPSDEDEELTFDKPAVSKSQKKPKSSRNLKYKDFFKDDGPVDQHEPDERDESTGDDEEGDDDDDYEDEKGMDEEDFSMEEGDDETQKARDTLRKVTFDLPSDNEGEDVEDILGGKQKKMANPGSKSSFEKRQEKMAEKIDKLEKAALAEKPWQLSGEIAVQSRPENSMLEEDLAFDQASRMAPAVTEETTLHLEDIIKQRIKDQAWDDVVRKEKPKEDVFEYKKRLTLDHEKSKLSLAEVYEQEYLKQTQEKTEEEEENPAHTEIQKLLDSLFLKLDALSNFHFTPKPHIPEVKVVSNLPSIAMEEVAPVGTSDATLLAPEEIKEKNKAGDILGNSEKLSTDKKRERRLKKKVKQRRIKEREKRKKLKEAARGGEGNKRTSKAEAEETLRKLTKGGKAKILTNDGMDKALRSSQAFFSQLQDQVRSEIKGSKGQAAKKKHKEVSASKLKL